A single Rattus norvegicus strain BN/NHsdMcwi chromosome 5, GRCr8, whole genome shotgun sequence DNA region contains:
- the Elovl1 gene encoding very long chain fatty acid elongase 1 isoform X1: protein MEAVVNLYQELMKCADPRIQNYPLMGSPLLITSILLTYVYFVLSLGPRIMANRKPFQLRGFMIVYNFSLVTLSLYIVYEFLMSGWLSTYTWRCDPVDFSNNPEALRMVRVAWLFMLSKVIELMDTVIFILRKKDGQVTFLHVFHHSVLPWSWWWGIKIAPGGMGSFHAMINSSVHVVMYLYYGLSALGPVAQPYLWWKKHMTAIQLIQFVLVSLHISQYYFMPSCNYQYPIIIHLIWMYGTIFFILFSNFWYHSYTKGKRLPRAVQQNGAAASMKVKAN, encoded by the exons ATGGAGGCTGTTGTGAACTTGTACCAGGAATTGATGAAGTGTGCAG ATCCCCGGATCCAAAACTATCCTCTGATGGGATCCCCCTTGCTAATAACATCCATCCTTCTGACCTATGTGTACTTCGTCCTATCACTTGGGCCTCGAATCATGGCTAATCGGAAGCCTTTCCAACTTCGAGGCTTCATGATTGTCTACAATTTCTCACTGGTGACACTCTCCCTCTACATTGTCTATGAG TTCCTCATGTCTGGCTGGCTGAGTACGTATACCTGGCGCTGTGACCCTGTAGACTTTTCCAATAACCCTGAAGCACTTCGG ATGGTTCGAGTGGCCTGGCTCTTCATGCTTTCCAAGGTCATTGAACTCATGGACACA GTGATATTTATTCTCCGGAAGAAGGATGGGCAAGTGACCTTCCTCCATGTCTTCCACCACTCGGTGCTTCCCTGGAGCTGGTGGTGGGGGATAAAGATTGCTCCAG GAGGAATGGGCTCTTTCCATGCCATGATAAACTCCTCTGTACACGTCGTCATGTACCTCTACTACGGATTGTCTGCCCTGGGCCCTGTGGCTCAGCCCTACCTTTGGTGGAAGAAACACATGACAGCCATTCAGCTG ATCCAGTTCGTCCTGGTCTCACTGCACATCAGCCAATACTACTTCATGCCCAGCTGCAACTACCAATATCCTATCATCATCCACCTCATCTGGATGTACGGCACCATCTTCTTCATACTGTTCTCCAACTTCTGGTATCACTCTTACACCAAGGGGAAGCGGCTGCCCCGTGCAGTTCAGCAAAATGGAGCTGCAGCGTCCATGAAGGTCAAGGCCAACTAG
- the Cdc20 gene encoding cell division cycle protein 20 homolog, producing MAQFVFESDLHSLLQLDAPIPNAPIARWQRKAKEATGPAPSPMRAANRSHSAGRTPGRTPGKSNSKVQTTPSKPGGDRYIPQRSASQMEVASFLLSKENQPEDGGTPTKKEHQKAWARNLNGFDVEEAKILRLSGKPQNAPEGYQNRLKVLYSQKATPGSSRKACRYIPSLPDRILDAPEIRNDYYLNLVDWSSGNVLAVALDNSVYLWNAGSGDILQLLQMEQPGDYISSVAWIKEGNYLAVGTSNAEVQLWDVQQQKRLRNMTSHSARVSSLSWNSYILSSGSRSGHIHHHDVRVAEHHVATLSGHSQEVCGLRWAPDGRHLASGGNDNIVNVWPSGPGESGWVPLQTFTQHQGAVKAVAWCPWQSNILATGGGTSDRHIRIWNVCSGACLSAVDVHSQVCSILWSPHYKELISGHGFAQNQLVIWKYPTMAKVAELKGHTARVLSLTMSPDGATVASAAADETLRLWRCFELDPALRREREKASTSKSSLIHQGIR from the exons ATGGCGCAGTTCGTGTTCGAGAGCGATTTGCATTCACTGCTTCAACTGGACGCGCCCATCCCCAATGCACCGATTGCTCGCTGGCAGCGCAAAGCAAAAGAAGCCACAGGCCCAGCCCCCTCGCCTATGCGGGCCGCCAACAGATCACACAGCGCCGGTCGGACCCCGGGCCGAACTCCTG GCAAATCTAATTCTAAGGTTCAGACCACCCCTAGCAAACCTGGAGGTGACCGCTATATCCCCCAACGTAGTGCTTCCCAAATGGAGGTGGCCAGCTTCCTCTTGAGCAAGGAGAACCAGCCGGAAGACGGGGGTACGCCCACCAAGAAG GAGCATCAGAAAGCCTGGGCTCGGAACCTGAACGGTTTTGATGTGGAGGAAGCCAAGATCCTCAGGCTCAGTGGAAAACCTCAGAATGCCCCAGAAG GCTACCAGAACAGATTGAAAGTACTCTACAGCCAGAAAGCCACGCCTGGCTCCAGTCGGAAGGCTTGCAGATACATTCCTTCCCTGCCAGACAGGATTCTTGATGCCCCTGAAATCCGGAATGACTACT ACCTGAATCTTGTCGATTGGAGCTCTGGAAATGTATTAGCTGTGGCACTGGACAACAGTGTGTACTTATGGAACGCTGGTTCCGGTGACATCCTGCAGCTGTTGCAAATGGAGCAGCCTGGGGACTACATATCATCCGTGGCCTGGATCAAAGAGGGCAACTACCTGGCTGTGGGCACCAGTAATGCTGAGGTGCAG CTATGGGATGTGCAGCAGCAGAAACGGCTTCGAAACATGACCAGCCACTCTGCTCGAGTAAGCTCCCTGAGTTGGAACAGCTATATCCTGTCAAG tggTTCACGATCTGGCCACATCCACCACCACGATGTTCGAGTAGCAGAACACCATGTGGCCACACTGAGTGGCCATAGCCAGGAAGTATGTGGGCTGCGCTGGGCCCCAGATGGACGACATCTGGCAAGCGGTGGCAATGATAACATTGTCAACGTGTGGCCTAGTGGTCCTGGAGAAAGTGGCTGGGTTCCCCTGCAGACATTCACTCAACATCAAGGTGCTGTCAAG GCTGTTGCATGGTGTCCCTGGCAGTCCAATATCCTGGCAACAGGAGGAGGTACCAGTGACCGACACATTCGCATTTGGAACGTCTGCTCTGGAGCCTGTCTGAGTGCTGTGGATGTGCATTCCCAG GTGTGCTCCATCCTCTGGTCTCCCCACTATAAGGAGCTCATCTCAGGCCATGGCTTTGCCCAGAACCAGCTGGTTATTTGGAAGTACCCAACCATGGCCAAGGTGGCAGAGCTCAAAG GTCACACAGCCCGGGTCCTGAGTCTCACCATGAGTCCAGACGGGGCCACAGTGGCATCTGCAGCAGCCGATGAGACTCTGCGGCTCTGGCGCTGCTTTGAGCTGGACCCTGCCCTTCGGCGGGAGCGGGAAAAAGCCAGCACATCTAAAAGTAGCCTCATCCACCAAGGCATCCGGTGA